Proteins encoded within one genomic window of Phototrophicus methaneseepsis:
- a CDS encoding phosphoadenosine phosphosulfate reductase family protein, whose product MSHQLKLFELEAEADTRDALSLLRNGATLVLSVSGGKDSDAMSHHLLEMREREGWTGDAVMLHADLGERVEWHQTPEYVRDLAKRKSVELHVVHWTHGDLIDRIWQRYYKDPSRPCWPSAKIRFCTSDMKRSPISRWIRNTFPTGNLICSMGIRALESNARSKKATFKTRQDCTAPTKGRFVYDWLPIHNWTERDVWDCIRKHGDIAHPAYRLEQPNQRLSCALCVLASLNDLINGAIHNPDTYREYCRIEAVTGYSFRKDFWLSDIQPSLLPQETLDAVQAHQRKTA is encoded by the coding sequence ATGAGCCATCAACTCAAGTTGTTCGAGCTAGAAGCGGAAGCAGATACACGGGATGCATTATCCCTGCTTCGCAATGGCGCGACATTGGTGCTGTCTGTTTCTGGCGGTAAAGACAGTGATGCTATGAGCCATCATTTGCTTGAAATGAGGGAGCGCGAAGGCTGGACGGGTGATGCTGTAATGTTGCACGCAGATTTGGGCGAACGTGTGGAATGGCATCAAACACCGGAGTATGTGCGAGACCTCGCTAAACGCAAAAGCGTTGAATTGCATGTAGTACACTGGACGCATGGCGACCTGATTGACCGCATCTGGCAACGTTACTACAAAGATCCATCCCGTCCCTGTTGGCCTTCTGCAAAAATACGTTTTTGTACGTCGGATATGAAGCGTTCCCCGATCTCGCGTTGGATACGCAACACATTTCCGACAGGCAATCTGATTTGCTCAATGGGCATACGCGCTCTTGAAAGCAATGCACGTTCAAAGAAAGCAACCTTCAAAACACGCCAGGATTGTACTGCACCAACAAAGGGACGTTTTGTATATGATTGGTTGCCCATTCACAATTGGACAGAGCGTGATGTATGGGACTGCATCCGCAAACATGGCGATATTGCTCATCCTGCTTATCGTCTGGAACAACCCAATCAGCGCTTGTCTTGCGCGTTATGTGTGCTGGCAAGCCTCAATGACCTCATCAATGGTGCTATCCATAATCCTGATACCTATCGTGAATACTGCCGCATCGAAGCTGTCACAGGCTACAGTTTCCGCAAAGACTTCTGGTTGAGTGATATTCAACCATCGCTACTTCCACAAGAAACACTAGATGCTGTACAAGCACACCAACGTAAAACCGCGTAA
- a CDS encoding ThiF family adenylyltransferase, producing the protein MMQYFDPNHYLKSITIVGLGGTGSQVARIVGRIVYDMQRNRRHAPDILLIDPDKVEEKNVGRQLFAPCDVGQYKAEIVGKRLNYALGLATRWIPDAVDAKRHFDRYGSNIVISCVDNHLARREIHKIDGIHISSGNHKDAGQVVLSNSDDPDLIRRYLDDEKVRYLPKEGLLFPALLEPEPQPEPQPENLSCAELVAIGEQDLLINDWMATVVGQYLYKLLYRQPIYNFLSYISADSMAIRSLAVCRDELEAYL; encoded by the coding sequence ATGATGCAGTATTTTGATCCCAATCATTATCTCAAAAGCATCACCATCGTTGGCTTAGGCGGCACAGGCAGTCAGGTTGCCCGCATAGTCGGACGGATTGTGTATGATATGCAACGTAATCGTCGTCATGCGCCCGATATTCTACTGATTGATCCCGACAAAGTAGAAGAGAAAAATGTCGGACGGCAACTCTTCGCGCCTTGCGATGTCGGACAATACAAAGCTGAAATTGTGGGCAAGCGTCTCAACTATGCACTTGGACTCGCCACACGCTGGATTCCCGATGCTGTTGATGCGAAGCGACATTTTGATCGCTACGGCTCCAATATCGTCATCAGTTGTGTGGATAACCATCTCGCTCGGCGTGAGATTCACAAAATTGATGGTATTCACATTTCATCCGGTAACCATAAGGATGCCGGGCAGGTCGTACTGTCCAATAGCGATGATCCTGACCTCATCCGACGCTATCTGGATGATGAAAAAGTGCGCTACTTGCCCAAAGAAGGTTTGCTGTTTCCCGCCTTACTTGAACCTGAACCACAGCCCGAACCGCAACCGGAAAATCTGTCCTGCGCGGAATTGGTTGCAATCGGTGAGCAGGATTTGCTCATCAATGATTGGATGGCAACCGTCGTCGGACAGTACCTCTATAAGTTGCTCTATCGCCAGCCCATTTATAACTTTCTAAGCTATATCAGTGCCGACAGCATGGCGATTCGCTCACTTGCCGTTTGTCGTGATGAGTTGGAGGCGTATTTATGA